From Paenibacillus polymyxa, the proteins below share one genomic window:
- a CDS encoding helix-turn-helix transcriptional regulator: MTADELAAHFEVSTRTIYRDIDALSAAGIPIYSSRGKGGGISLMEGYVFNTSLLSEQEQDDILMALQSVATATIPQVEEVLSKLSRLFKKEMENWIEVDFSPWGSQNSQRQLFTLIRNAIITNRVIKFRYYNVAGEQSYRSIEPAKLLFKDKSWYVEGYCLNTESYRVFKISRMKEIVVTEISYEPRTVVAATDTKVNDLLHTIEVTLHISAQGAYRVYDEFAEKTITQREDGSYTVTAQFPVGNWLDSYLLSFGPLLIEVSPEQVRTRILSHLETMKRNLNVPL; the protein is encoded by the coding sequence GTGACTGCTGATGAATTGGCAGCGCATTTTGAGGTTTCCACACGAACGATTTATCGGGACATAGATGCCTTAAGCGCAGCTGGGATTCCCATCTACAGCAGTAGAGGCAAGGGTGGCGGAATATCATTGATGGAGGGTTATGTCTTTAACACCTCTTTACTGTCCGAGCAGGAACAAGATGATATCTTAATGGCCCTTCAGAGTGTGGCTACAGCTACCATTCCACAGGTAGAAGAAGTGCTAAGCAAGTTGAGTAGGCTTTTTAAAAAAGAAATGGAAAACTGGATCGAAGTAGATTTTTCGCCATGGGGAAGCCAAAACAGCCAGAGACAGCTATTCACTCTTATACGCAACGCGATAATCACAAACCGTGTTATAAAGTTCCGCTATTATAACGTCGCCGGGGAACAGAGTTATCGTAGCATCGAACCTGCCAAGCTCTTGTTTAAAGATAAATCCTGGTATGTGGAAGGTTACTGTTTAAATACCGAAAGTTATCGTGTATTTAAGATTAGCCGAATGAAAGAGATTGTAGTTACGGAAATTAGTTATGAGCCAAGAACAGTCGTAGCAGCTACAGATACAAAGGTGAACGACTTGCTTCATACCATTGAAGTAACTCTTCACATTTCTGCTCAAGGAGCTTACCGCGTATACGATGAATTTGCCGAGAAAACAATTACTCAGAGGGAAGACGGCTCTTATACCGTCACGGCACAATTTCCTGTAGGCAATTGGTTGGACAGTTATCTGCTGTCCTTTGGTCCCCTCCTTATAGAGGTTAGCCCCGAACAAGTACGTACAAGAATATTGTCTCATTTAGAAACGATGAAAAGAAATTTAAATGTTCCTCTATAA
- a CDS encoding DUF1330 domain-containing protein codes for MPAYVVFIREQSTDQTELQLYSQLAPAGLAGHSVTPLAMYGAYQVLEGPNIEGLAILEFPTFEEAQAWYFSPAYQKALKHRLRGGRYRGIIVDSV; via the coding sequence ATGCCCGCTTATGTTGTTTTTATACGTGAACAGAGTACCGATCAAACTGAACTCCAACTCTATTCTCAGTTGGCACCGGCAGGTTTGGCGGGACATTCCGTCACCCCCCTAGCAATGTATGGCGCATACCAGGTCCTGGAAGGACCCAATATTGAAGGGCTGGCCATCTTGGAATTCCCCACTTTTGAGGAAGCACAAGCTTGGTACTTTAGTCCAGCCTATCAAAAAGCCCTAAAGCATCGACTGCGCGGAGGGCGGTACCGGGGTATCATTGTCGATAGTGTGTAA
- a CDS encoding NAD(P)H-dependent oxidoreductase translates to MKHLIIYAHPSHESFNHAILTTALKGLKQKGHDVVVRDLYDIGFQPVVSSSEIIGGIGEDIVREQKFLQWAEVVTFIYPIWWTGMPAIMKGYIDRVFSYGFAYKYVNGVQMGLLKGKKVIILNTQGKSHSEYDSNGMDQALRLTTDKGIFEYCGLDVMYHIFFESVPQSDEDTRKEWLRQIAGILG, encoded by the coding sequence ATGAAACATCTTATTATTTACGCGCATCCATCACATGAAAGCTTTAACCATGCAATTTTGACCACAGCATTGAAGGGGCTAAAGCAAAAAGGGCATGATGTGGTGGTTCGTGATCTATATGATATCGGCTTTCAACCTGTAGTCAGCAGTAGCGAGATTATTGGAGGAATCGGAGAAGATATTGTGCGGGAACAGAAGTTTTTGCAATGGGCAGAGGTGGTCACCTTTATTTATCCGATATGGTGGACGGGGATGCCAGCCATTATGAAGGGATATATTGACCGCGTATTCTCTTACGGATTTGCTTATAAATATGTAAATGGAGTGCAGATGGGACTGCTCAAGGGGAAGAAGGTCATCATCCTCAATACACAAGGGAAATCCCATTCGGAATATGACAGCAATGGCATGGATCAAGCGCTTCGCTTGACGACCGACAAAGGCATATTTGAATATTGCGGACTTGACGTTATGTATCATATATTTTTCGAGTCGGTACCCCAATCCGATGAAGATACACGTAAAGAATGGCTTCGCCAGATTGCAGGCATACTTGGATAA